The genome window TCcgatgaatatatctttatttataatacaacactgttacacttaaatacttatatccactataattattattacagtttcaATAACTTTGAATACAGATTAAGATATCGACCAATGACGTCATTTCAATTCAAGGTCACAATCCATTTTTTCGTCTTTACTACTCCTACCATTGAAATGAACACTAACAACGTATAGCCATTCCAATGGAAGccggaataaagataaacaaaccatagatttaggtatttcattaaaagctaataactcggctatatcgtgcactagtaagagtttatgattaatatatctttattaataatacaacactattatacttaactacttatttctagtctaattttacttccataattccgataacaatttcgtcgacgttcaaaaagGCTTCTTGCAAATTtgtcgcaaatccatagtgaatatcatagattaatcaagctcccgaccaatgatatcgcgtcaatttgctgtcaaatgttgtttatttggccttTCTCCTGTTACGGTTGGAATGGAGTATACAGGTTAATTATACTAGTAagatttgtgtatttatttcagATTCCTCTTCTCGAAGGACAATATGAAAGCAGCCTTCGACCTTGACGGTATATACCAGGAGTGCAAAGAGAAACTGGCGAATTCGAAGTCTGCCAAGAAGACCGAATAGACCACTCCAGACCTGACCatacaaaagttaatttttcCTAGTTCCTTGTTAATTAAACGTGTTACTAATATGTCTTCGTAGTTCATTCCACGAAACGAGCTCCCAAAAGAAATTGTCCTTGTGCGTTAATCTTAGGATTGTCTTACATGTCGGATTCGTCTCGCGTTCGACTTGTGGAATGgactatgtttaatattttttgttttcgcACTGAGATATAGTGCCACGTTGTGTTTTAAGACTAGCTTACAAGTTTACTGACCTAGGTGCTGTACTCAAAGCCTACATTTGTTCAATGAAAAGTTATTGATTTCTTCAAGAAAATGTCAGCACAGCACGAAGGATGAAATTGTCCGTACCAGTTTCTTCAGATTATgagaattatgaataaaaaatagagaGTGTACCTGTGTTTACTCACTTAAGCACTATAATAAACCCAGCACAGTTTAAAGCCTCCTTGAGGTTGGAAAAAAACATTCAGGACACAATTGTGCATTGAAATCAATATACCGAAGGTCGTTCAGTATAATTATCAGCTGTGAACACGTTTAGCATTAATCCTGCCTTTTGtacaaacttatatatataaaattaatgttggtACATGTTCTTgagatcaaatattaataaacatcaaCACGGTTTGACAAAACACAAGGCATCGGTTGgaacatatgtatttattcatgGAAATGATTGTTATACCATCCATTTTAACACAGCCAGTAGATGGCACTGCAGCACATACACAGCCAGtacaatattcaatttaatatacatatatatatattacatagatGTATCTATTGTATAGTTATGTATTTGATTAGCCGTTcagaaattatctttaagacTCGGTGACTATTGGCTGAGATGTATGTTGTATTTTGTAAGAAAGGACTTTAGAGTGCTCTGTGtcaatgaagaaaatatttatggatGGTTACTGATATTGTGCTTAATGGAACACTTTTTGTATCTCTGCGTGTCCAGATGAAACCATTCAGACTCTTAAACATAAAGCGGAAGAGTTCAGTGACAGTGGTATAGAAGAATTATTAGTATACAGTTAAACAATATCATTGAATTATcatcattgaaattaataataattttaagataaatgaaTCTCAGTATGTTATTAagtgttattgtaatttattagtgacataattttaatagtgtttATCAAGTGGTAAGACCTGAACCTTTAATGAGGATACTTGGGCAGactcagggccggatctacaaTATGGTTTTTTAGGCTTCCGCTGTGGATTCAAGCcccaaagtcaagtcaaagtcaaaaatagacgatgaTGCGAAAGAATCTAtaactttatcaaattaaacaGATTGTATGGTTTGCAGTTcagcgagtcctgcaattaatgaaacccattcaattaatttaattcaagtctacgttcagatatgtcttaaaTGGGcacctaagtagtgttagcccaggccCCCCCCCTAAACTTCCAGTCCGGCCCTGGTCAAACTGTATTGTATCGTCGATGAAGACATACTAAGGACTTTTGTAAGTTGTCAGATGAAATGAGTTTCCAATGACCTTTCTTAAGAGATGAGTTCTTTGTCCAGCTGTGCGATATCTGGTGAATCTACAGGATTTTTTTTCAcatgataattattttcttttttgacaTGCAAGATAAAAGTtaggtacatatttaataaacttgttATTGTTGACATGTGTGAttattgtgtataaattataaggAAGGAATGAAAATGGatctgattttatatatatatttttttttatataaatgataatttcacAAAGAATTGTGTTCAAAGGCttattttgtagtatttattactaatatagattttgtagttgaataaaaatcaattaaaatatagttttgtttcatttttagggttccgcgCATCAAAGTGAAAAAAGGAACCCTAGTAAGATTACTTTgttgtctgtatgtctgtcaaGATCCCATTTCTCAGGAATGTGTAAaggtataaagttgaaattaatacaaaatatttatacctcAATATACGATAAAACTTCATACATACCGATGTACGGGCGGTCCTGCGCAGGTAGCGCAGCACTGGATAGGGTGCAAACAATGAAGTACTTGGGAATAATCATTGACGAACACTTAAATTGGAAGcaacaaataataacattagcTAACAAAATTCGGAGGCTAATTCCAGTGTTTAAAAATCTACAAGAAATCGCTGAAAACGAATTACTCATACAAGTATATAAAACACTATGTCATCTCTGCTACTGTAGTGCATAACAATATGGGGAGGTGCAGCTTAGCCAAGCCTTATAAAATAGCCAAGGTACTAACCGTCCGTccactatttatataaaataccgaCATTCACTTTCATAAATGTTTTCTCATCCCGCCTCCGAACACACAACGTCGACGTCCAGACATTAATATTCCTAGAACAAGATCCAAATTTGCCCAACGCCAGAATATATACTAAGGAccttatctttataaaataataaataaaaaaagtgacaTTACtcggttaaataaaaataaacttaaaatgtatCTACGGAATCTGCTAAATGATCTAAGCTATAAAGAAACAGAAAACTATCTTTGTACATGaaaaacatacacacacacacacacacatgcgcATACACATACACACTCACACACGCATGCATTCATTACAATAGTACatacaataaagaaaatttcTTTACCAAATTAGTTTGacgtatttttgtattgtattcttttttttttgtactatcctaatatatttaagcacaagttaaaacttgaaataaaactagttttttaacggatttaatcgcgtatattaattattttattttaacatcccgacgtttcgagcactttgcagtgttcgtggtcacgggcagacacactgcaaagtgctcgaaacgtcgggatgttaaaaataattaatatacgcgattaaatccgttaaaaactagttttatttcaatgtgtaataatcgcgaaaatctaagacaacataacgtatacattgccccaaaaaagagttactaaccctgtgtaatcgggtacttggagtaacaagtttattctttttcctagtgttaatagaatgaacgtcacaatttctgggaaaatcatttatgtttttgcgtacataaataacattatcaaaaacaaattgagaagcgacagtcattattttaatttctttaaatttacctcttaacgaatcttttgggaccaggttataaattgcacgaatagccctcttctgcaggacaaaaatagtattaatgtcagctgcattaccccagagtaggatgccatacgacattatactatggaaataattgaagtacacaaggcgtgccgtatccacatcagtcaaaagtctaattttttttaccgcataggctgcagagctaagtctattcgccaatttatttatatgggggccccattggagcttagagtctattgtcataccaaggaactctgttgattctaaaacatctaatgcttccccgtttaaacgtacactcgttttgacacatcttacattgggagtagtgaatttaatacatttagtctttttactatttaacattaaattattaacactaaaccaatttactatttcagagagagtattgttcacatcgtcatatattgaaagacgtctttttattttaaaaattaaagaagtatcatcagcaaacaatactatctcgagtttatcacctaggagatgtggcaggtcatttatataaacaaggaagagaaatggtccaagaattgatccttgagggacccccacagttgTTATTAGAATGCTAGAAAATCAAGATTATACTAGTTTTTGAagcaatttttgatttaattgagTTCGGTATCGGACTCCGGTGTCTGAGTAGTAGACATCAATAATAgttactttgtatttatttgagatcgagtaaatttaaatagtctTTGAAGATTCGTTCATTACATAATAGTGATGGAATCACTTTTATGTATTagtattcttattaataatattatgaaggcATCTCTCtataatatctcagttcccgATGTTGGTGGTGAATTGGCGACGTAAATAGCTAGTATAAGTGTATTATCTATGGACGtaaataatggttaaataattttattacaagaccACTCACATCTGACAACCTTTGGCACATTTGACAGTCTATTCTATGTTAAAAAagtcgtatttatatattaacaatggtaaacgaaaaatattagatgtttattttataataggatGGGTATTATGCGATATAATTAttcctaattaaatttattttcattgaatatcATCACATGTTTTATCtcatattttaaggtaaaattttacagaaatttataagtttttagaCGCGAACGCATGTGTCAAATTGAAACATCTgtcgaataaattaataaacattgtcaAGACTCAAGTTCAAGTTATACTGCCAGtaaattaggtatttttttcttaattcacGTCTAATTAACGAGCAATGAGAAAGGAATTTATACTAGTACTGCTAggtattattagtatttctaCGCTATCATCACTTTTATCGGGTTATGTGCAAATTGAACCAGATAAAATTCTGCTAGACACTGTCGTTGGCATCGTTGGTGCTGGAAATTTTTCTTATTGGCAGCTAGGCCACACAGGGCCTTTATTAATAGAACTAACGTCTCTCACTGGTGACGCAGACCTTTACGTGTCAGATTCGGTCAGGTAAAAGACAACTAAATAAgagcttttataatttttaaattaatttccgtTTAGTCTAACAAAACCTTTTGGTAAAGATTTAAgctagaatataaaaaaaaaaaaaaaacaaagcgttTAATTGTAATgctatatacaatattaaatattaaagataaatttaagtaataaaatttaatatctgtatattaaaaaaatatattttattgccgttgtgaaaacaattattttacatttcgagaaataaagataaaaaagatttataaaatgaatgatcagaaaaaagatttaattcggaggcttgaatataaaaatatttatatataaggcaTACTATGTTTtacaagacaaaaaaaaaattgtatttcagGCCAAGTTATGAAGTGGACAAGAATAATTTCAGCTCTGCAACCTGTGGTCCTGAACTGGTTAATATACCATTTGAATTTCCACGACCCATtggtaaattaacaataatatttaaggatTAGTTAGATTCAATTcaaaatgatttgtatttattgttatttaactaTTCCTTTCAAGTATCATACATATCCTTTACTAGAATCCTGCTCCAGCTTGAtcaaaatgatatgatatgaatATCACTCAGGAATAATATAGCTGTCTAAGAGTATTTTGGAATTGTATCAATTTTTCCTTTTATTACCCctcacatacaaacaaacatctTTATAATACTATCATAGATagaataacatacataataactAGTACAATAATGGTACGttcaaacacccagacccaagactacatagaaaacgaatgaactttttctacatcgactcggccgggaatcgaacccgggacatcggagtggtgtacccatgaaaaccggtgtacaaacTACTCGACCCCGGAGATCgtcgttttatatttacaataagttACATTTTCCAGGAATAGGTGTATTCGGTGACTGGTCACATGCGATATCAGAGTACAGCATACATGTGTTCCTTGACACATCAGCCGTGCTCAGCGAAGAGCAGCTGCTGGCTATAGAGCGCTTCCACACCAACCCCGATAGATCTGGTGAGTAGGATTAAATGTTCGAAGTGTGTCCAGTATGTCTGCATTGCTGGGCATTAAACGAACCTGAAAGAAAGGGAGAGGAATCCCTTGAATTGAAAAAATTCGTTCAATAATTCAGTAGTTTTCATATGATGGGTAGACAATGAAAGAAAAACTTAGTATATGTATACTcaattccaaccataacaggaaaaaagccaaataaacaacatttgacagcaaattgacgagagcttgattaatctatgatattcactatggatttgcgaaaaaatagcgttttgaacgtcaacgaaacACTAgtacaatatagccgagttattagcaaatcacatgaagtacgtaaatctaaggttcctttatcttttttcctacttccattggaataggctacagGGGTACAGTGTCTATGCTTGATGAAGTCCGTCTGAATGATATCGTCCAGTGGCAATTTTGGCCATTCCACAAAATTAACTGTGCAGGACATCGTGCTCAAGTTTGCCaccagagaaaaaaaaaaaatttgacgcCAACGTGTTTGGTACTCGCTGACACTCGTAACTCGATGGGACTAAATTCGATTCGATAGGAAAAAGTTGACAGTAGAGGCAGAACCAAATCCTTCACATGCTTTTCAAAGGACTGTGTACACTTGTTTACTGTACCAAGTTTCAGTGACCGGACTGTTTCTGAAAATTTTTGGACACCTAATTTTTTGCTGACCTGATGATCTGAGGGCTTAAACCTCGGGATCGTATACCCATCATAGAACACtagattttacaaataaacaaaaaagctTATTTGGAATGTTAtaattgataacaaaataataataagaatcaaagattaaattatatttagttgttGTTAAGGAGTTGTTTTTCTTTTCAGATAACACGAATCAACGGACCAGAGAAAAGGTTGCCTCGAGGAAGACGGACGAGGAGAAACCGAGATTTATGAAACTGTTAAATATTCTAGATATGATATTTGATATGTTGGTTTTGTAGTTTGGATCATTTTATATCAAAGAAAACCTTTGTAAATTGATTTTGTAAGTCACAAGTTAAAAACTTACGAACGGTCTTGTTTTGGGACGCTTGAATATCGTCCCGTACAAATTACGCTATCGGTAAGGATCGTTGCTTGAATATCGATGGATCGGTATTGATGTCCTCCCACCCTTTGAATAGTCGTCATAACTCCCAACGAACATTATTAAGTACTTCCAATCACTTAGATAATCTAATAAAAGACTAATAAGTAAGCAAATTGGAAGAATGTCGCTGGTTTGACACAAGTTTGACAGTGAAATGTCAACTGAGcgaattaaa of Vanessa atalanta chromosome 28, ilVanAtal1.2, whole genome shotgun sequence contains these proteins:
- the LOC125074715 gene encoding UPF0669 protein C6orf120 homolog; its protein translation is MRKEFILVLLGIISISTLSSLLSGYVQIEPDKILLDTVVGIVGAGNFSYWQLGHTGPLLIELTSLTGDADLYVSDSVRPSYEVDKNNFSSATCGPELVNIPFEFPRPIGIGVFGDWSHAISEYSIHVFLDTSAVLSEEQLLAIERFHTNPDRSDNTNQRTREKVASRKTDEEKPRFMKLLNILDMIFDMLVL